The following proteins are encoded in a genomic region of Ostrea edulis chromosome 7, xbOstEdul1.1, whole genome shotgun sequence:
- the LOC125648732 gene encoding cytochrome P450 1A1-like — translation MEKLTSTSSVVQMVDIWSIFALAIIVLLVTKYLMNGTLSPPGPWGLPFIGHLLFLGKDHAKQFQRYREEFGDVYQLRLGVWPTVIISGYHTVKKVLSEQSDSFAARPAFNSFKFINKMRGLTFSYFDQRYLLHRKIASTVLKEYSSRMEEIMQEEANRIVSDFLNENGRPFNPNKVVTEATGSIIYQFCYGKGENIREDKDFLELLENHKNFKEMAKAANPTDVLPWTQIFFQEKVRKFHKFIRKAQHSRAEKFQDILETFDPKHMRHAVDGIISTSIRYGLEDEPNEVGLTKQDVFTLTGDFFGGGFDNTSTTLCWLLLYMAEYPVVQATIQREIDNVIGQKGIILLEDREKMPFTEATIFETMRLSGVVPLGLPHCATEDVLVNRYIIKKGTLVFFNHYSVGHDKEWGDPFEFRPERFLDSGGKLMREKTESVLAFSIGRRRCPGETLARNELFLLFATVLCKCDISKPEHENYDFEGNFSLTYSPKPYNIYVCSKEN, via the coding sequence ATGGAGAAATTAACCAGCACCTCATCAGTAGTCCAGATGGTGGACATTTGGTCGATATTTGCATTGGCTATTATTGTTTTGCTTGTAACTAAGTACCTGATGAACGGAACACTTTCCCCTCCGGGACCATGGGGCCTCCCATTCATAGGTCATTTACTATTCCTAGGGAAAGATCATGCGAAACAATTTCAGCGCTATCGAGAAGAATTCGGTGATGTTTATCAACTTCGTCTGGGTGTTTGGCCAACAGTCATCATCAGCGGCTATCACACAGTAAAAAAAGTATTGAGCGAACAGTCTGATAGTTTTGCTGCAAGACCTGCATTCAATTCCTTTAAATTCATCAATAAGATGAGAGGACTAACATTCAGCTATTTTGACCAAAGGTATCTTCTGCATAGGAAAATAGCTAGCACAGTTCTCAAGGAATATTCTAGtagaatggaagaaattatgcAGGAGGAAGCCAACAGAATCGTAAGTGATTTCCTTAATGAAAATGGTCGGCCTTTTAATCCGAATAAAGTGGTTACAGAAGCAACTGGAAGCATTATTTATCAGTTTTGCTATGGTAAAGGAGAAAATATTAGGGAAGATAAAGACTTTTTGGAGTTGTTGGAAAATCATAAGAACTTTAAGGAAATGGCTAAAGCCGCTAATCCCACAGATGTTCTTCCTTGGACGCAAATTTTCTTTCAAGAGAAAGTTCgaaaatttcataagtttatCAGGAAAGCACAGCATTCTCGTGCAGAgaaatttcaagatattttGGAAACATTTGATCCGAAACATATGCGTCATGCTGTGGATGGCATAATTTCGACCTCTATCAGGTATGGATTGGAGGATGAGCCAAATGAGGTTGGCTTAACAAAACAGGATGTCTTTACTCTGACTGGAGATTTCTTTGGAGGTGGATTTGATAATACATCTACAACCTTGTGCTGGCTACTTCTTTATATGGCAGAGTATCCAGTTGTTCAAGCGACAATTCAAAGAGAAATAGATAATGTCATTGGACAGAAAGGCATAATACTCTTAGAAGATCGCGAGAAGATGCCCTTTACGGAGGCTACAATTTTTGAAACGATGCGTCTCTCAGGAGTTGTGCCATTAGGACTTCCTCACTGTGCAACAGAAGATGTCTTGGTAAATCGGTATATCATAAAGAAAGGGACTCTCGTCTTTTTCAATCATTATTCCGTTGGTCATGACAAGGAGTGGGGTGATCCTTTTGAATTCCGACCGGAACGGTTTTTGGATTCAGGGGGAAAATTGATGAGAGAGAAAACAGAGAGCGTGCTTGCCTTCAGTATTGGACGCAGACGGTGTCCTGGTGAAACCTTAGCTCGCAACGAACTTTTTTTGCTGTTCGCTACTGTTCTATGTAAATGTGACATTAGCAAACCAGAGCACGAGAACTACGATTTTGAAGGAAACTTTAGTCTGACATACTCCCCCAAACCTTATAATATTTATGTTTGTTCTAAGGAAAATTAG